From a region of the Primulina eburnea isolate SZY01 chromosome 7, ASM2296580v1, whole genome shotgun sequence genome:
- the LOC140836103 gene encoding peroxidase 44-like, with protein sequence MLNCMAAGMAARGRIIAAAFISCALILPLLASAFEPSESGLRFPFLDFINSPSNNIEQGIQTNDPPKEEEPENQMSYKSPPKDEKPKIEQLREQNGVEDQPEAEPAENEDHGDESEAKPVEGNGEAEPVENAKGGLIEGFYEKDCPQAEQIVNEVLMKNLQKDATLAPAIVRLFSHDCLVKGCDASILLDETPSGEDVEKKAGPNGPFVRGFEVIDEAKERLEAECPGVVSCADIIAFANRDSLVNTGLPTYKVAAGRRDGLSSLAENVKNNLPVPDTPLQEMIDMFKRKGLTLEDLVVLVGAHSIGTAHCGIVKSRLFDKRKSMEMDQNYVEQMRFMCTRDDNTLPFDAVTQNKMDSQIYNEFLAKRALLESDHVLAKDPHGNDIMKKMAGDQAAWFAKFIGAVVKMGGIEVLTGNQGEIRRQCRAVN encoded by the exons ATGCTGAATTGCATGGCGGCAGGAATGGCAGCAAGAGGAAGGATTATCGCCGCAGCATTCATTTCCTGCGCATTAATCCTCCCTCTGCTGGCCTCTGCATTCGAACCAAGCGAATCGGGACTACGTTTCCCGTTTCTTGATTTCATCAACTCTCCATCAAACAATATTGAACAAGGTATTCAAACGAACGATCCCCCGAAGGAAGaggaacccgaaaatcagatgtCCTATAAAAGTCCTCCGAAAGACGAGAAGCCGAAAATCGAGCAGCTCAGGGAACAAAATGGGGTTGAAGACCAACCAGAAGCCGAGCCTGCTGAAAATGAAGATCatggagatgaaagtgaagccAAGCCTGTGGAGGGTAATGGTGAAGCCGAGCCCGTTGAAAATGCGAAAGGGGGTTTGATCGAAGGGTTCTATGAGAAAGATTGCCCGCAAGCGGAGCAGATTGTGAATGAGGTGTTGATGAAGAATCTCCAGAAAGATGCTACTCTTGCTCCAGCCATTGTTCGCCTCTTCTCGCATGATTGTTTAGTCAAG GGGTGTGATGCTTCAATCCTTCTAGACGAAACACCCTCAGGCGAGGATGTGGAGAAGAAAGCAGGCCCAAATGGCCCGTTCGTCCGCGGCTTTGAAGTAATCGACGAAGCAAAAGAGCGACTCGAGGCTGAATGCCCCGGCGTCGTCTCCTGCGCCGACATAATCGCGTTCGCCAACCGGGACTCCCTCGTCAACACCGGCCTCCCCACCTACAAAGTAGCCGCAGGTCGCCGAGACGGCCTATCTTCCCTAGCAGAAAACGTCAAAAACAACTTGCCAGTCCCCGACACGCCCCTCCAAGAAATGATCGACATGTTCAAGAGAAAAGGGCTGACCCTGGAAGACCTGGTCGTGCTAGTCGGCGCACACTCCATCGGCACGGCGCACTGCGGCATCGTCAAATCCAGACTATTCGACAAGCGCAAAAGCATGGAAATGGACCAGAATTACGTCGAACAGATGCGATTCATGTGCACGAGGGATGACAACACGCTGCCGTTCGACGCAGTCACGCAGAACAAAATGGATTCGCAGATATACAATGAATTCTTGGCCAAGAGAGCGTTGCTCGAATCGGATCACGTTCTGGCGAAAGACCCGCATGGGAACGATATCATGAAGAAAATGGCGGGTGATCAGGCGGCCTGGTTCGCGAAATTCATCGGAGCTGTTGTTAAAATGGGAGGGATTGAAGTGCTGACAGGGAATCAGGGAGAAATCAGGAGACAGTGTAGGGCTGTTAATTGA
- the LOC140837129 gene encoding uncharacterized protein, with protein sequence MEKEKREELKIQFHRLLNETQGFVQKVPSTQLYAAIGAILLTSLFLVIVRLFKRRSSNSIVLTGLSGSGKTILFYQLQDGSSHQGTVTSMEPNEGTFVLHSEVTKKGKIKPVHIVDVPGHSRLRPKLDEFLPQAAGVVFVVDAVDFLPNIRAASEYLYEILTKTTVVKKKTPLLLLCNKVDKVTAHTKDFIRKQLEKEIDKLRASRTALSSADITSEHSLGVTGETFTFSQCVNKVTVSEASGLTGDVTQLEQFIREHVKP encoded by the exons ATGGAGAAAGAGAAGAGGGAGGAACTGAAGATCCAATTTCACCGGTTGTTGAATGAAACCCAGGGATTTGTTCAGAAAGTTCCGTCAACTCAGTTGTACGCTGCAATTGGAGCAATCTTACTCACATCTCTGTTTCTAGTAATCG TTCGTCTGTTCAAGCGAAGATCATCTAACTCTATTGTACTAACTGGGCTTAGCGGAAGTGGCAAAACTATTCTGTTTTATCAG CTCCAAGATGGATCCTCTCATCAAGGTACTGTGACTTCAATGGAACCAAATGAAGGAACTTTTGTTCTACACTCTGAGGTTACTAAG AAAGGAAAAATAAAGCCTGTTCACATTGTTGATGTTCCTGGCCATTCACGGCTTCGACCCAAATTAGATGAGTTCTTGCCTCAGGCAGCTGGTGTTGTATTTGTGGTGGATGCTGTCGATTTCTTGCCAAATATCCGTGCTGCTTCAGA GTACCTGTATGAGATTTTGACCAAGACAACTGTTGTCAAGAAAAAGACCCCATTACTACTACTGTGCAACAAAGTTGATAAGGTTACTGCCCACACAAAGGATTTCATCAGGAAACAGCTGGAGAAGGAAAT TGACAAGCTTCGTGCATCAAGAACTGCACTATCTTCAGCAGATATTACTAGTGAACATTCCCTTGGAGTAACCGGAGAAACCTTCACATTTTCTCAGTGCGTCAACAAAGTCACAGTTTCAGAAGCATCTGGTTTAACGGGTGATGTCACTCAGCTAGAGCAGTTTATCAGGGAACATGTAAAGCCGTAA
- the LOC140836102 gene encoding lysM domain receptor-like kinase 3: MLRISMASKRISLFFFLLLVLLFGITKISASDQHKFPFACSAKIHSCNALLYQKNGLQEDEIASLYSVDLAEIKTIKHGNKQDHLVPVNCSCKNVEGTDAYFYDVIYNPESNTSLLNVSNEKFSGQAWDGGIDRDFVSGTKETIHLLCGCVDDDSQVVVTYTVQEQDTVYSISVLLSAQNGQLESLNSYLAPNPSYIDLGWILYVPMEKYGIPATKKEKFHRGTIIIAILSAVTLLSMCTLAIILFRRKKSKAQNKEDPEAFSKTVSAHKSGSLKKQYLQTDKMEDITVFESEKPSCYSIEEIAEATSDFDESRIIGRGGFGNVYHGVIGEKEVAIKKMRSNKSKEFLAELKVLCKIHHINVVELLGYASGDDHLYLVYEYIQNGSLSDHLHNPLLKGHQPLSWTARMQVALDAAKGIEYIHDHTKAQYVHRDIKTANILLDEGLRAKVADFGLAKLVGRTNEDELIATRLVGTPGYLPPEALKELQVTTKTDVFAFGVVLSELITGQRALVRDNKEPNRMKSLITDVNKVFQEKDPESALELIIDGNLKGNYPPDDVYKMAEVAKWCLADDPLDRPEIREAVIALARIRMSSIEWEASLGGNSQIFSGVFIGR, translated from the exons ATGCTGAGAATCTCTATGGCTTCCAAAAGAATAAGTCTCTTTTTCTTCCTTCTTCTTGTTCTATTGTTTGGGATCACGAAAATCTCGGCTTCTGACCAACATAAGTTCCCTTTCGCTTGCTCTGCGAAGATACATTCGTGTAACGCTCTTCTGTACCAGAAAAACGGACTTCAGGAGGATGAGATTGCTTCCTTGTACTCTGTCGATTTAGCGGAAATCAAGactataaaacatggtaacaaACAAGACCACTTGGTTCCTGTAAACTGTTCTTGCAAGAATGTTGAGGGGACAGATGCATACTTCTATGATGTAATTTACAATCCAGAGAGCAATACAAGTCTTCTAAATGTTTCGAATGAGAAATTTAGCGGGCAAGCGTGGGATGGAGGAATAGATAGGGATTTCGTGAGTGGAACGAAAGAAACGATACATCTTCTTTGTGGTTGTGTGGATGATGATTCTCAAGTTGTGGTGACTTATACGGTTCAGGAACAGGATACGGTGTACTCTATTTCGGTTCTACTTTCTGCTCAAAATGGACAATTGGAAAGCTTGAACTCGTATTTAGCGCCAAATCCATCATATATAGATCTTGGATGGATCTTATATGTGCCTATGGAGAAGTATGGAATTCCTGCTACAAAGAAAG AAAAGTTCCACAGAGGGACTATAATTATAGCCATTTTATCAGCTGTGACATTACTTTCCATGTGCACGTTGGCCATAATCCTTTTCcggagaaagaaaagcaaggcACAAAACAAGGAAGATCCAGAGGCATTTTCCAAGACTGTAAGTGCTCACAAGTCTGGATCATTGAAGAAACAGTACCTGCAAACAGACAAAATGGAAG ATATAACAGTTTTTGAGTCGGAAAAGCCATCATGTTACAGTATTGAGGAGATTGCAGAGGCTACAAGTGACTTTGATGAAAGTAGAATAATTGGGAGAGGAGGATTTGGAAATGTCTATCATGGGGTGATTGGGGAAAAG GAAGTTGCTATCAAGAAAATGAGATCTAACAAGTCCAAGGAATTTCTTGCTGAGCTCAAGGTGTTGTGCAAGATACATCATATTAATGTG GTGGAGCTGTTGGGTTATGCTAGTGGAGATGACCACCTATACTTGGTTTACGAGTATATTCAGAACGGTTCTCTCAGCGATCATCTTCACAATCCATTACTGAAAG GCCACCAGCCCCTGTCATGGACTGCAAGAATGCAAGTTGCACTTGATGCTGCAAAGGGAATCGAATACATCCACGACCACACAAAAGCACAATACGTGCATCGTGATATAAAAACAGCGAATATTCTTCTTGATGAAGGCCTTAGAGCAAAG GTCGCAGATTTTGGCCTGGCAAAGCTTGTTGGTAGAACAAATGAAGATGAGCTAATAGCAACTAGACTAGTTGGAACCCCGGGATATCTTCCTCCGGA AGCTCTGAAAGAGCTACAAGTGACTACCAAGACCGATGTTTTTGCGTTTGGAGTAGTTCTTTCCGAGCTAATAACCGGTCAACGTGCACTAGTACGTGACAACAAGGAGCCGAATAGAATGAAATCACTCATCACAGAC GTAAACAAGGTCTTCCAAGAAAAAGATCCAGAATCCGCACTGGAGTTGATTATCGATGGAAATCTCAAAGGGAATTACCCTCCCGACGACGTATACAAG ATGGCAGAAGTAGCAAAATGGTGTCTAGCCGACGATCCACTCGACAGGCCGGAGATACGCGAAGCTGTCATCGCACTAGCTCGGATCCGAATGTCATCCATTGAATGGGAAGCATCACTGGGAGGAAACAGTCAGATTTTCAGTGGAGTTTTCATTGGCAGATGA